The Rhizobium etli 8C-3 genome has a segment encoding these proteins:
- a CDS encoding flavoprotein codes for MTRLRTPRWAWVLTGSGHFFVECFELIRSLDDCDVFVTKAADEVLRMYGLKLDFSDTTRVLHDKTASAVPVGEFYHGVYHSVVIAPATSNTVAKCVAGISDTIATNVYAQAGKCRLPSIVFACDTAPELETMAPHGMVKVYPRPIDLENTARLRTFERTQVVESFVDLELAVARRKGEIDGRG; via the coding sequence ATGACGCGGCTTCGAACGCCGCGATGGGCCTGGGTGCTGACCGGGTCAGGTCATTTCTTCGTCGAATGCTTCGAGTTGATCCGCTCGCTCGATGATTGCGACGTGTTCGTGACCAAGGCCGCAGACGAGGTTCTCAGGATGTATGGGCTGAAGCTCGATTTTTCAGACACGACACGCGTGCTTCACGACAAGACGGCAAGCGCAGTCCCTGTCGGCGAATTCTATCACGGCGTCTATCATAGCGTCGTGATCGCGCCTGCCACGTCCAATACCGTTGCCAAATGCGTGGCGGGAATCTCCGACACGATCGCTACAAATGTCTACGCACAGGCCGGCAAATGCCGCCTTCCATCAATCGTCTTTGCCTGCGACACCGCCCCCGAGCTGGAGACAATGGCCCCGCATGGAATGGTGAAGGTCTATCCGCGGCCGATCGATCTTGAGAACACGGCCCGTCTTAGGACCTTCGAGCGCACACAGGTCGTAGAATCCTTTGTGGATCTGGAGCTGGCGGTGGCGCGGCGGAAAGGAGAGATCGACGGTCGTGGCTGA
- a CDS encoding YVTN family beta-propeller repeat protein, which translates to MRRHVYLLAGMIAAALYAGPSLANTVYVSNEKDNTVTVVDSKTMEVTQTINVGQRPRGITISHDGKHLYVCASDDDTVEIIDTATLQITGTLPSGPDPELFVLSPDGKTLYVANEDDNLVTVIDVDKKSVITEIPVGVEPEGMGVSPDGKTMVNTSETTNMAHFIDTSTHEIVANVLVDSRPRFAEFKPDGSQVWVSSEIGGTVSVIDNASRQIVKKITFEIQGLRSEAIQPVGVRISADGKKAYVALGPANRVAVIDTQTYEVEKYILVGQRVWQLAFTPDGQHLISTNGLSNDITFIDTASDEPVKSVTVGAMPWGVTVAPN; encoded by the coding sequence ATGCGCAGACATGTTTACCTGCTTGCGGGAATGATCGCCGCCGCCTTGTATGCGGGACCGTCTCTGGCCAACACCGTTTATGTTTCGAACGAAAAGGACAACACCGTCACTGTCGTCGACTCCAAGACGATGGAAGTCACCCAGACAATCAATGTTGGTCAAAGGCCGCGCGGCATTACGATCTCGCATGACGGAAAGCACCTTTATGTCTGCGCGAGCGACGACGACACCGTCGAGATCATCGATACTGCAACGCTTCAGATCACCGGGACACTGCCTTCCGGTCCGGATCCGGAGCTCTTCGTGCTCTCGCCTGACGGCAAGACGCTCTATGTCGCAAATGAGGACGACAATCTAGTCACCGTCATCGACGTCGACAAGAAATCCGTGATCACCGAGATACCGGTCGGCGTGGAGCCAGAAGGCATGGGCGTCAGCCCCGACGGAAAGACGATGGTGAACACATCCGAAACGACGAACATGGCGCATTTTATCGATACCTCGACCCATGAGATCGTCGCCAACGTGCTCGTCGATTCGCGCCCGCGCTTTGCCGAATTCAAGCCGGACGGTTCACAGGTCTGGGTCTCTTCGGAGATCGGCGGAACCGTCTCCGTCATAGACAATGCCTCCAGGCAAATTGTCAAAAAGATCACGTTTGAGATCCAGGGCTTGCGCTCGGAGGCGATTCAGCCCGTTGGCGTGCGGATATCGGCGGACGGCAAGAAAGCCTATGTCGCCCTCGGCCCGGCCAATCGCGTGGCGGTCATAGACACGCAAACCTATGAGGTCGAGAAATATATCCTTGTCGGTCAGCGAGTCTGGCAGTTGGCCTTCACGCCCGACGGCCAGCACCTGATCAGCACGAACGGTCTTTCCAACGATATCACCTTCATCGATACGGCGAGCGACGAGCCGGTCAAATCCGTCACCGTCGGCGCCATGCCGTGGGGAGTGACCGTAGCCCCCAACTGA
- a CDS encoding (5-formylfuran-3-yl)methyl phosphate synthase → MTLMLASVQNRKEAEIVLQAGADIIDLKDPLRGALGAADIAQIIDVVDFVSGRRPVSAACGELGGDLQALRARVEEVAATGVDFIKIGFLPSSRIGADAQALADVAGRKRLIAVVFADHRYEENAMTSFAKAGFYGVMLDTDDKSKGRLLDHIPPDRISDFVAQGQRNGLMTGLAGSLEAPDIPRLLPGKPDFLGFRGALCEGLSRNADLDAEATARIRTLIPGERPLEKTPNVDLELLAARGYFPDPAGDNLGTDQIFVRDFVLPVDIGAYSFEHGKKQKVRFDVTADVLRLTRDPKDMHHIVSYDLIMDGIRAIVSRGHVELVETLAEQAAAFILENPRVARVVVRVEKLELGPGGVGVQIERKRESARLSKPLRVVAARAD, encoded by the coding sequence ATGACATTGATGTTGGCCAGCGTTCAAAATCGCAAGGAGGCGGAGATCGTTCTGCAGGCAGGTGCGGACATTATCGATCTGAAGGATCCGTTACGCGGCGCGCTCGGGGCGGCAGACATCGCGCAAATCATCGACGTCGTCGATTTCGTGTCCGGCAGACGGCCGGTGAGCGCCGCCTGCGGCGAACTTGGCGGCGATCTGCAGGCACTCAGGGCAAGGGTCGAGGAGGTGGCCGCCACAGGCGTTGACTTCATCAAGATCGGGTTTCTTCCATCGTCTCGCATCGGCGCGGATGCGCAGGCCCTGGCGGATGTTGCTGGCCGTAAGAGGTTGATCGCCGTTGTATTTGCCGACCATCGATACGAGGAGAACGCCATGACATCGTTTGCAAAAGCGGGCTTTTACGGCGTGATGCTGGATACGGATGACAAATCGAAGGGACGGTTGCTGGATCACATTCCTCCAGATCGCATTTCGGATTTTGTGGCGCAGGGGCAACGGAACGGATTGATGACAGGCCTTGCCGGCTCGCTGGAAGCACCCGACATCCCACGCCTGCTGCCGGGCAAGCCGGATTTCTTAGGCTTTCGCGGAGCGCTGTGCGAGGGCCTGTCCAGGAACGCCGATCTGGACGCTGAAGCCACGGCGAGGATCCGTACTCTCATTCCTGGGGAGCGGCCACTTGAAAAAACGCCGAACGTCGATCTCGAACTCCTGGCGGCACGAGGATATTTTCCCGATCCGGCTGGGGACAATCTCGGCACCGACCAGATCTTCGTACGCGATTTCGTCCTGCCGGTCGACATCGGCGCTTACAGCTTTGAACATGGCAAAAAGCAGAAGGTCCGCTTCGATGTGACGGCGGATGTCCTTCGCCTCACCCGCGATCCGAAGGACATGCATCATATCGTTTCTTACGACCTCATCATGGACGGCATAAGGGCGATCGTCAGCCGTGGTCATGTCGAACTGGTTGAAACGCTTGCCGAGCAGGCTGCAGCGTTCATCCTTGAGAACCCCCGTGTGGCTCGTGTCGTCGTGCGAGTAGAAAAGCTGGAACTCGGACCGGGCGGCGTTGGCGTGCAGATCGAGCGCAAGAGGGAAAGCGCCCGATTGTCGAAGCCGCTTCGCGTCGTAGCGGCAAGGGCCGATTGA
- a CDS encoding ABC transporter permease, whose amino-acid sequence MSDATGMLGGATVEKWNGFTAIQYLVCLRGILLREWLRYLSQKERFISSLVRPLLWLFIFAAGFRQVLGVSIIPPYETYVLYEVYITPGLCGMILLFSGMQSSLSMVYDREMGNMRILLVSPFPRWYLLVSKLLAGVAVSLLQVYAFLAIAWFWDVKAPIAGYFMILPALFLSGLMLGALGMLLSSLVKQLENFAGIMNFVIFPMYFASSALYPLWRVQEASPLLYKICLFNPFTYAVELIRFAFYARIEWTSLAVVLAVTLALLGGAILAYNPARGLTVRKQEMGASQ is encoded by the coding sequence ATGAGCGACGCGACCGGAATGTTGGGCGGTGCGACCGTCGAGAAATGGAATGGCTTTACGGCGATCCAGTACCTCGTCTGCCTGAGGGGCATTCTGTTGCGCGAATGGCTGCGCTACCTCTCACAGAAGGAGCGTTTCATCTCCTCGCTGGTGCGGCCCCTGCTCTGGCTCTTCATATTTGCAGCCGGCTTCCGGCAGGTGCTTGGCGTTTCGATCATCCCACCATATGAGACCTACGTTCTCTACGAGGTCTATATCACCCCTGGATTGTGCGGAATGATCCTCCTCTTCAGCGGCATGCAGTCCTCCCTGTCGATGGTCTATGACCGGGAGATGGGCAATATGCGTATCCTGCTCGTCAGCCCATTTCCGCGCTGGTACCTTCTCGTGTCAAAGCTTTTGGCCGGCGTTGCCGTTTCGCTTCTCCAGGTCTATGCATTCCTTGCGATTGCCTGGTTTTGGGATGTCAAGGCGCCGATCGCCGGCTATTTCATGATCCTGCCTGCGCTGTTTTTGTCAGGGCTGATGCTCGGGGCGCTGGGGATGCTCTTATCATCGCTTGTCAAGCAACTGGAGAATTTTGCAGGGATCATGAATTTCGTGATCTTTCCCATGTATTTCGCCTCCTCGGCACTTTACCCGCTCTGGCGGGTTCAAGAAGCAAGCCCCCTGCTCTACAAGATATGCCTGTTCAACCCGTTCACCTATGCGGTCGAACTCATCCGCTTCGCCTTTTACGCGCGCATCGAATGGACATCGCTTGCCGTCGTTCTGGCCGTCACGCTTGCCCTGTTGGGGGGAGCCATCCTGGCCTATAATCCCGCGCGTGGCCTGACAGTCCGCAAGCAGGAGATGGGAGCAAGCCAGTGA
- a CDS encoding HAD family hydrolase, protein MSLSATDKTRATNQSKSDPLQNIDLVIFDCDGVLIDSEPIASRTLAEALQEAGVAITPSEAHEKFTGNSETVIRDMCVRDYGLGDVANVFQAWHRLLYAEFARSLTPMAGIGDIVASLTRPKCVASNSTMHRLRASLGRLDLWQCFHPGVFSAEAVALPKPAPDLLLHCAEKFAARPAHCVMVDDSPHGVAAAVSAGMIAIGFVDPADPRPARKALLASSGAFGVATGAVELTSMLLAAGQSIKL, encoded by the coding sequence GTGTCCTTATCTGCGACAGACAAAACGCGCGCCACCAATCAATCCAAGTCCGATCCCCTTCAGAACATTGACCTGGTCATTTTCGACTGCGACGGCGTGCTCATCGACAGCGAGCCGATCGCAAGCCGCACACTTGCCGAAGCCCTGCAGGAGGCGGGCGTTGCAATCACCCCTTCCGAAGCCCATGAAAAATTCACGGGCAATTCAGAAACGGTGATCCGCGACATGTGCGTCCGCGACTACGGCTTGGGTGATGTTGCAAACGTCTTCCAAGCCTGGCATCGGCTGCTATACGCCGAATTCGCACGGTCCTTGACGCCAATGGCTGGCATCGGCGACATCGTCGCCAGCCTGACGCGGCCGAAATGTGTCGCCTCGAACAGTACGATGCACCGGCTTCGCGCGAGCCTCGGCAGGCTCGATCTCTGGCAATGCTTTCACCCGGGGGTCTTCAGTGCCGAGGCCGTGGCGCTGCCAAAGCCTGCCCCGGACCTTTTATTGCATTGCGCCGAGAAATTCGCGGCAAGACCGGCACACTGCGTCATGGTCGACGACAGCCCGCACGGCGTTGCGGCAGCCGTCTCCGCCGGCATGATCGCCATAGGCTTCGTTGATCCTGCCGACCCGAGGCCGGCAAGGAAGGCATTGCTTGCCTCTTCGGGGGCCTTTGGCGTGGCAACCGGCGCCGTGGAATTGACCTCAATGCTGTTGGCAGCGGGCCAGTCAATCAAGCTCTAG
- a CDS encoding HisA/HisF-related TIM barrel protein, with protein sequence MLIIPVLDVKDGHVVRAQMGMRDTYRPIKTPLSAISAISSVAEGLRQIHPFSIFYVADLDAIESGSSHFSAAAPLSLLKPRPDVWLDAGFRRKTDVRQVLSNAQIFAVLGSESQADTDVLSAFATHQRLILSLDFRGDAFLGPPAIMSTPDLWPRRVIVMTLDKVGARCGPDFDRLRSIKAIAGNRDIIAAGGIRNVNDLERLSDMGIAGALVATSLHSGELTATDVSAVMGAAGIQEKRRPASSLYPEA encoded by the coding sequence TTGCTTATCATTCCCGTTCTCGACGTCAAAGACGGCCATGTGGTGCGCGCGCAGATGGGCATGCGCGATACCTATAGACCCATAAAGACGCCGCTCAGCGCGATATCGGCGATCAGCAGTGTCGCCGAAGGCCTGCGCCAAATCCACCCGTTTTCGATCTTTTACGTGGCCGACCTCGATGCCATCGAGAGCGGTTCGAGCCATTTTTCTGCCGCCGCGCCTCTATCTCTTTTGAAGCCGAGGCCGGACGTCTGGCTCGATGCAGGATTTCGAAGAAAAACCGACGTCAGGCAGGTGCTTTCCAACGCGCAGATCTTTGCGGTCCTGGGCTCCGAAAGCCAGGCCGATACCGACGTTCTCAGCGCGTTCGCTACGCATCAGAGACTGATCCTTTCCCTTGACTTTCGCGGTGATGCCTTCCTCGGGCCGCCGGCCATCATGTCAACGCCTGACCTGTGGCCGAGACGGGTGATCGTGATGACACTGGACAAGGTTGGCGCGCGCTGCGGGCCCGACTTCGATCGCCTGCGATCGATCAAGGCCATCGCCGGAAACCGCGACATCATCGCCGCAGGCGGGATCCGCAACGTCAATGACCTGGAACGGCTGAGCGACATGGGCATTGCTGGTGCACTGGTTGCAACATCGCTGCATAGCGGCGAACTTACCGCAACTGATGTCTCGGCCGTTATGGGAGCAGCGGGAATTCAAGAGAAGAGGCGCCC
- a CDS encoding ABC transporter substrate-binding protein: MKSMVPNTLIFLFACFSLLVNAPQPMAQQNPASEPATEIRIGYLRAYEPQLALSVLDVPPRDEGVAGANIAINDNNTTGRFLGQSYSLDVVEAKREEDVVPVFKQMLARGEKYVLTDISAKQLLSIADLAKQNGVLLFNVGSTDDILREQECRSNVFHTAPTRTMLADGLAQYLIWKQWRNWVLLYGSHEPDQLFADAIRRSAKRFGATIVEERLYKDTGTARRTDSGVVQVQRQMPVFTQGLPDHDVVIVADESEVFGSYVPFRTWDPRPVAGTAGLIASSWHPASEQWGGSQIQNRFVKATGRRMLGKDMQAWTAARILGEAATRTNGNDPAQIEAFIKDENFSLAAFKGQKVSFRRWNWQLRQPILLGDGRGVISTSPQEGFLHQFSELDTLGIDQPETACKLN; this comes from the coding sequence ATGAAGAGTATGGTGCCGAATACTCTTATCTTTTTATTCGCTTGTTTTTCGCTGCTCGTCAATGCGCCGCAGCCGATGGCACAGCAAAATCCCGCCAGCGAACCTGCGACGGAAATCCGCATAGGATATCTGCGCGCCTATGAACCACAACTTGCGCTGTCGGTCCTGGATGTTCCCCCGCGCGATGAAGGCGTTGCCGGAGCCAACATTGCCATCAACGACAACAACACGACCGGCAGATTTCTGGGCCAGTCGTACAGCCTGGATGTGGTAGAGGCGAAACGGGAGGAGGATGTCGTCCCGGTTTTTAAGCAGATGCTGGCGCGCGGCGAGAAATATGTGCTGACCGACATATCGGCCAAACAGTTGCTCTCCATTGCCGATCTCGCCAAGCAGAACGGCGTGCTTCTCTTCAATGTCGGCTCGACGGATGACATCCTGCGCGAGCAGGAATGCCGCTCCAACGTCTTCCACACCGCTCCGACGCGCACCATGCTTGCCGATGGCCTGGCGCAGTATCTGATCTGGAAGCAGTGGCGCAATTGGGTGCTGCTTTACGGTTCCCACGAACCGGACCAGCTTTTTGCCGATGCCATCCGGCGCTCTGCCAAGCGTTTCGGCGCGACGATCGTCGAGGAGCGGCTCTACAAGGATACCGGCACGGCCCGCAGGACCGACAGCGGCGTGGTTCAGGTACAGCGACAGATGCCGGTCTTCACCCAGGGACTGCCCGACCATGATGTCGTCATTGTTGCGGACGAAAGCGAGGTGTTTGGTAGCTATGTTCCTTTCCGGACGTGGGACCCGCGGCCCGTCGCCGGCACGGCGGGCCTCATTGCCTCGTCCTGGCATCCGGCCAGCGAACAATGGGGCGGCTCTCAGATCCAGAACCGCTTCGTGAAGGCGACCGGACGACGCATGCTTGGCAAGGACATGCAGGCATGGACGGCAGCCCGCATACTCGGTGAGGCCGCGACGCGAACCAACGGCAACGATCCTGCTCAGATCGAAGCCTTCATCAAAGACGAGAATTTCTCACTGGCCGCCTTCAAGGGACAGAAGGTGAGCTTCCGTCGCTGGAACTGGCAGCTCCGGCAGCCCATTCTGCTCGGTGATGGGCGCGGTGTGATCTCCACCTCGCCGCAGGAGGGTTTTCTTCACCAGTTTTCCGAACTCGACACATTGGGCATCGACCAACCGGAGACAGCCTGCAAATTGAACTGA
- a CDS encoding ABC transporter ATP-binding protein, with translation MKLESRLGETYDRQESVAVAALELASVSYSYGQRKALDNVSFSIEPSRFTVLLGLNGAGKTTLFSLVSHLFSPPAGRIRVFGQDIDRNPGPALRHLGIVFQARTLDLDLSVRQNLLYHASLHGIGSRVARQRIDELLHSIDMSDRIEEKVRGLSGGQIRRVEIVRALLHRPSLLLLDEATVGLDIKSRATILKDIRALVERAGISVLWATHLIDEVGQADQILVLDQGRLIADGQVPAILAHTGTETINQAFSKLTGITDMNIRGGRP, from the coding sequence ATGAAGCTTGAATCCCGTTTGGGCGAGACATACGACAGGCAAGAAAGTGTGGCGGTCGCCGCACTCGAACTTGCCTCCGTCAGCTATAGCTATGGGCAGCGAAAAGCGCTCGACAACGTGTCATTTTCCATAGAACCTTCGCGCTTCACCGTTCTCCTGGGGCTTAACGGTGCCGGCAAGACGACGCTTTTTTCACTCGTTAGCCATCTTTTTTCGCCGCCGGCGGGCCGCATCCGTGTTTTCGGCCAGGACATAGATCGCAATCCCGGCCCCGCACTCAGACATCTCGGCATCGTGTTCCAGGCTCGCACACTCGATCTCGATTTGAGCGTCCGACAAAATCTTCTCTATCACGCCTCCCTGCATGGCATCGGTTCGCGCGTGGCGCGACAACGCATCGACGAGCTTCTTCACTCCATCGACATGAGCGACCGCATCGAAGAAAAGGTCCGTGGTCTGTCCGGCGGCCAGATCAGGCGTGTCGAGATTGTCCGGGCCCTGCTGCACCGGCCTTCCCTGCTGCTCCTCGACGAGGCGACGGTCGGGCTCGATATCAAATCGCGTGCGACCATATTGAAGGATATTCGAGCACTCGTGGAACGAGCCGGTATCAGCGTACTGTGGGCAACCCACCTGATCGACGAAGTTGGTCAAGCGGATCAGATCCTGGTTCTGGATCAGGGAAGGCTTATCGCCGATGGTCAGGTTCCGGCCATTCTTGCCCACACCGGCACGGAGACCATCAATCAGGCATTCTCGAAGCTTACCGGCATCACAGACATGAATATCCGCGGAGGAAGGCCATGA
- a CDS encoding DUF447 domain-containing protein: MSFIRETIVTTVNAEGRVHIAPLGIIAQDDGWVIAPFRPSATLDNLTAVPFAIANYTDDMRIFAGCLTGRRKWPLVAVQDCPVPRLQAALSHSVLQVVSVTQDETRPRYFCRIVSEATHAPFTGMNRAKAAVLELAILVSRLHMLPKQKVDSEIAYLSIAIEKTAGADERQAWDWLMERVNAHSTGD; encoded by the coding sequence ATGAGCTTCATCCGCGAAACAATCGTAACGACGGTGAATGCCGAGGGCCGGGTGCATATCGCGCCACTCGGTATCATCGCGCAGGATGACGGCTGGGTCATTGCGCCGTTCCGCCCCTCCGCAACCCTCGATAATCTCACCGCCGTGCCGTTTGCCATTGCCAATTATACCGACGACATGCGGATCTTCGCGGGCTGTCTCACCGGGCGGCGGAAATGGCCGCTGGTTGCGGTGCAAGATTGCCCTGTCCCGCGTCTTCAGGCAGCACTCAGTCATTCCGTCTTGCAGGTCGTTTCCGTCACGCAGGACGAGACCCGCCCCCGCTATTTCTGCCGGATTGTTTCTGAGGCCACGCATGCGCCGTTCACAGGCATGAACCGGGCCAAGGCGGCCGTTCTCGAGCTCGCGATCCTGGTGAGCAGGCTGCATATGCTGCCCAAGCAAAAAGTCGATTCCGAGATTGCATATCTGTCGATTGCCATCGAGAAAACGGCTGGTGCTGACGAGCGGCAGGCCTGGGACTGGCTGATGGAGCGCGTGAACGCCCATTCGACCGGAGACTGA
- a CDS encoding organic hydroperoxide resistance protein, protein MTKIDKVLYTGKTRTTGGREGASRSDDGQLDIRLSPPGSNRDGTNPEQLFAAGWSACFIGAIGIAAGKQKVKLPQDLSVDAEVDLGTSDGAYFLQARLNVRLPGIEPALATALVEEAHQTCPYSKATRDNIHVELKIVE, encoded by the coding sequence ATGACGAAGATCGATAAGGTTCTTTATACCGGCAAGACCCGGACCACCGGCGGCCGCGAGGGGGCGTCTCGCAGTGACGATGGTCAGTTGGACATAAGGCTCTCGCCTCCCGGCAGCAATCGGGACGGTACCAATCCCGAGCAGCTCTTTGCCGCCGGATGGTCGGCCTGTTTCATCGGCGCAATCGGAATTGCTGCTGGCAAGCAAAAGGTAAAGCTGCCTCAGGATCTTTCCGTTGATGCCGAGGTCGATCTCGGAACCAGTGACGGCGCCTATTTTCTGCAGGCCCGCCTTAACGTTCGCCTGCCGGGTATCGAGCCGGCATTGGCAACGGCCCTCGTCGAGGAAGCGCATCAGACATGCCCATATTCCAAGGCGACGCGCGACAACATCCATGTGGAACTGAAGATCGTCGAGTAA
- a CDS encoding DUF6513 domain-containing protein gives MAEHLVFLTGHLAKARLENILAGLGKTPFTYEIIDIGVKVAALMTEEIVSRRLPRPLKADRVVLPGRFRGRLELLGDEFGIPFVRGPDEVADLPIYLGRAGKPPDLSRHEMRIFAEIVDASTLSLEALLTRARALANGGADVIDLGCLPDTPFAHLEEAIGRIKAEGLCVSVDSANADELELAARSGADYLLSLNERTIAIATRHKAKPVLVPAVPGDLLSLGRAIEAAQSAGISFIADPVLDPIHFGFAASLGRFIEARRRWPDIEMMMGTGNLTELTDADTSGITAILAGLCSELSIGNVLVVNVSPHTVRTVEEHDRARRIMYAAKRDHALPRGYDAALLQVHERAPFASSIADIEALAQDVRDANFRIMTASDGIHVFSKAGHWKSDNAFDLFPVLNVEQDGPHAFYLGAELMKAEIAWKLGKRYSQDEPLSWGVASPGADEDRTRLAGAGHTLRAKKDGP, from the coding sequence GTGGCTGAGCATCTCGTCTTCCTGACCGGGCACCTGGCAAAGGCCAGGCTTGAAAACATTCTCGCCGGATTGGGAAAAACCCCCTTCACCTACGAGATCATCGACATCGGCGTGAAGGTTGCCGCCCTGATGACGGAAGAAATCGTCAGCCGTCGCTTGCCTCGGCCGTTGAAGGCGGACCGAGTGGTCTTGCCGGGTCGGTTCAGAGGTCGGCTGGAACTGTTGGGCGACGAATTCGGCATCCCTTTCGTGCGCGGACCTGACGAGGTGGCGGATCTGCCCATTTACCTTGGCCGGGCAGGAAAGCCACCGGATCTGTCGCGCCACGAGATGCGCATCTTCGCTGAAATCGTCGACGCATCGACCCTGTCGCTTGAGGCGCTGCTAACAAGAGCTCGAGCGCTTGCAAACGGCGGCGCCGATGTGATCGACCTGGGCTGCCTTCCAGATACGCCCTTTGCCCATCTGGAAGAAGCCATCGGGCGGATCAAGGCCGAGGGGCTTTGCGTCAGCGTCGACTCAGCAAATGCCGATGAACTGGAACTCGCCGCCCGCTCCGGCGCCGATTATCTTCTGAGCCTCAACGAAAGAACCATCGCAATTGCCACGCGTCACAAGGCCAAACCGGTTCTCGTTCCAGCCGTGCCCGGCGACCTCCTTTCTCTCGGCCGTGCCATCGAAGCGGCGCAAAGCGCCGGTATATCCTTTATCGCTGATCCAGTTCTCGACCCAATTCATTTCGGCTTCGCCGCCTCGCTTGGACGCTTCATCGAGGCCCGCCGACGCTGGCCGGATATCGAGATGATGATGGGCACCGGCAACCTGACCGAACTGACCGACGCCGACACGTCGGGAATAACGGCCATCCTCGCGGGCCTTTGCTCGGAGCTTTCCATCGGTAACGTGCTGGTCGTCAACGTCAGCCCGCATACCGTGCGCACGGTGGAAGAACATGACCGGGCGCGGCGCATCATGTATGCCGCCAAGCGAGATCATGCGTTGCCTCGCGGCTATGACGCAGCCCTCCTGCAAGTACACGAGCGCGCGCCCTTTGCGAGCTCCATTGCCGATATCGAGGCGCTTGCGCAGGACGTGCGCGACGCCAATTTTCGCATCATGACTGCTTCTGACGGCATCCATGTCTTCAGCAAAGCCGGCCACTGGAAGAGCGACAACGCCTTCGACCTCTTTCCTGTGCTCAATGTCGAACAGGATGGCCCGCATGCTTTTTATCTGGGAGCGGAATTGATGAAGGCGGAAATTGCCTGGAAGCTCGGCAAACGCTATTCGCAGGACGAGCCCCTTAGCTGGGGCGTGGCGAGCCCGGGAGCGGACGAGGACCGCACACGGCTTGCAGGGGCAGGCCATACGCTGCGCGCAAAGAAGGACGGTCCATGA
- a CDS encoding hydantoinase/oxoprolinase family protein has protein sequence MAAEEKQTIIGWDIGGAHLKMARSENGQVTHARTVKAPMWLGLDQVRDALDQFRPLFQGSPIHVFTMTGELSDGFPSRDAGVRHILDFIKAEFGGAHLKVYAGRAGFVDVSDAYGLGPDIASANWHATAALSARIKGEGLFVDMGSTTTDILAFQNKRLCNNGYSDAERLLTGELVYTGFTRSALIGIADRVPVRGTMTPLMNEYFANTADLGRILGTLDEADDHYPAADRRAKSRAGSIGRIARMVGRDGTDLSEGEWIDVARWFGEHQLRMIHDAAFRVCGNAGLDPVAPVVGAGIGRPQIMQLAKRLERPYVDFGMLIPAAANEIRDQASKAAPAAAVALLWSKP, from the coding sequence ATGGCAGCAGAAGAAAAGCAAACAATTATCGGCTGGGACATCGGTGGCGCACATTTGAAAATGGCGCGGTCCGAAAATGGCCAAGTTACCCATGCCAGGACCGTCAAGGCGCCGATGTGGCTCGGGCTCGATCAGGTGCGCGATGCCCTGGACCAGTTCCGCCCGCTTTTTCAAGGCAGTCCCATCCATGTCTTCACGATGACGGGAGAGCTTTCGGATGGCTTCCCATCACGAGACGCCGGGGTTCGCCATATCCTGGATTTCATCAAAGCGGAATTCGGCGGCGCCCATCTCAAGGTTTATGCCGGCCGTGCCGGCTTCGTCGATGTTTCAGACGCCTACGGGCTCGGCCCCGATATCGCCTCGGCCAATTGGCATGCCACGGCTGCGTTGAGCGCCAGGATCAAAGGAGAAGGTCTCTTCGTCGACATGGGTTCGACAACCACCGACATCCTCGCGTTTCAGAACAAACGGCTCTGCAACAATGGCTACTCCGATGCGGAGCGCCTGTTGACTGGCGAACTCGTCTACACGGGTTTTACGCGCTCGGCGCTGATCGGAATTGCCGATAGAGTTCCGGTGCGCGGCACGATGACGCCGCTGATGAATGAGTATTTTGCCAATACCGCCGATCTCGGTCGCATTCTAGGAACATTGGATGAGGCCGACGACCACTACCCCGCCGCCGACCGCAGAGCCAAGTCGCGCGCTGGATCGATTGGCCGCATCGCTCGCATGGTCGGACGTGACGGCACCGATCTTAGCGAAGGCGAATGGATCGATGTCGCCCGCTGGTTCGGCGAGCATCAATTGCGCATGATCCACGACGCTGCGTTCAGGGTGTGCGGCAATGCCGGGCTCGACCCAGTCGCACCGGTGGTGGGCGCGGGGATCGGTCGCCCGCAGATCATGCAGCTCGCCAAACGCCTGGAGCGGCCCTACGTCGACTTCGGCATGCTCATTCCAGCAGCAGCAAACGAGATCCGCGACCAGGCAAGCAAGGCAGCGCCGGCCGCTGCCGTTGCGCTACTGTGGTCGAAACCGTAA